One window from the genome of Streptomyces sp. NBC_00287 encodes:
- a CDS encoding acetoacetate--CoA ligase: MNTAIDTDTDLLWSPGPRELEDSNVACLMEWLSEVRGLHFSDYAALWRWSSTDLPGFWSAVWEFYGLDAVTRYDEVLGDASMPGAVWFPGARLNFAERCLAQAADDRPALVGVAEGGTPVETSWQELRRQVTDVAAALRRMGVGPGDCVAGYLPNLPQTVVALLATATVGAVWTVCSPDFGTPSVLARLQQARPTVLVAADGYRYGGKTYDKRPAVTELADGLPTLRHIIAVDNLFTPPTEPWSARSGIEQHAWSALPSATSPLEFADVPFDHPLWILWSSGTTGIPKGIVQGHGGIVVELLKALGLGADLRPHDRYLFLTSTSWMVWNFLIGGLLHGSTIVLYDGSPTFPDVNGAWRIAEQTGATMVGVGAAYLAAVEKSDTHPAAEFGLARLRSILQTGSSLPSSTWRWVHERLAPGVWLQSICGGTDICSVLAGGTPLLPVRVGRIQCPALGVALGSWDADGHPLTGEQGELVVTAPLPSMPLRFVGDPDGSRYRASYFDTYPGVWRHGDWIIVDEDLSVVVAGRSDSTLNRMGVRMGSADIYNVVEQLPEVADSLVVGVEQPDGGYFMPLFVVTTDGIALDDGLRERITLAIKHRLSPRHVPDVIVPVPAVPRTLTGKKLEVPVKRILQGSPATDVSSEGSVTHPEMLAWFARYFTGSRIATHST; this comes from the coding sequence TCGACACCGACACCGACCTGCTGTGGTCTCCCGGTCCGCGCGAGTTGGAGGACTCCAACGTCGCGTGCCTCATGGAATGGCTGAGCGAGGTGCGGGGGCTGCACTTCTCCGACTACGCCGCCCTGTGGCGGTGGAGCTCCACCGACCTGCCCGGCTTCTGGTCGGCGGTCTGGGAGTTCTACGGGCTGGACGCGGTCACCCGGTACGACGAGGTACTGGGCGACGCGTCGATGCCGGGCGCCGTCTGGTTTCCCGGCGCCCGGCTGAACTTCGCCGAGCGCTGCCTCGCCCAGGCCGCGGACGACCGCCCGGCGCTGGTCGGCGTGGCCGAGGGCGGCACACCGGTGGAGACCTCGTGGCAGGAGCTGCGCCGCCAGGTCACGGACGTCGCCGCGGCGCTGCGCCGCATGGGCGTGGGGCCCGGCGACTGCGTGGCCGGATACCTTCCCAACCTCCCGCAGACCGTCGTCGCCCTGCTGGCCACCGCCACCGTCGGCGCCGTATGGACGGTGTGCTCCCCGGACTTCGGCACGCCCAGCGTGCTCGCCCGGCTCCAACAGGCGCGGCCGACCGTCCTCGTGGCCGCGGACGGATACCGCTACGGCGGCAAGACGTACGACAAGCGCCCGGCGGTCACCGAGCTGGCGGACGGACTCCCCACCCTCCGTCACATCATCGCGGTCGACAACCTGTTCACGCCCCCGACCGAACCGTGGTCGGCGCGGTCCGGGATCGAACAGCACGCCTGGTCCGCGCTACCGTCCGCCACGTCACCCCTGGAATTCGCGGACGTGCCCTTCGACCACCCGTTGTGGATCCTGTGGTCATCGGGGACCACCGGGATACCGAAGGGAATCGTTCAGGGCCACGGTGGCATCGTGGTCGAACTGCTCAAGGCACTCGGCCTGGGCGCGGACTTGCGCCCCCACGACCGCTACCTCTTCCTCACGTCCACGAGCTGGATGGTCTGGAACTTCCTCATCGGCGGCCTGCTGCACGGCAGCACGATCGTCCTGTACGACGGCAGCCCCACGTTTCCCGACGTCAACGGCGCCTGGCGGATCGCCGAACAGACCGGCGCCACCATGGTCGGCGTGGGCGCGGCCTACCTCGCCGCCGTGGAGAAGTCCGACACGCATCCAGCGGCCGAGTTCGGTCTTGCGCGCCTGCGTTCCATCCTCCAGACCGGATCGTCCCTGCCGTCCAGCACCTGGCGATGGGTCCACGAACGGCTCGCTCCCGGTGTCTGGCTCCAGTCCATCTGCGGCGGTACGGACATCTGCTCGGTCCTCGCGGGCGGGACTCCCCTGCTGCCCGTACGCGTCGGCCGTATCCAGTGCCCCGCACTCGGTGTCGCGCTCGGATCCTGGGATGCCGACGGGCACCCGCTCACCGGCGAACAGGGCGAGTTGGTGGTGACAGCACCGCTGCCGTCCATGCCCCTCCGTTTCGTCGGCGACCCGGACGGCTCCCGCTACCGTGCAAGCTACTTCGACACCTATCCCGGGGTCTGGCGGCACGGCGACTGGATCATCGTGGACGAAGACCTCTCGGTCGTCGTGGCCGGCCGCTCCGACTCCACGCTCAACCGCATGGGCGTCCGGATGGGTTCCGCCGACATCTACAACGTCGTCGAACAGCTACCCGAAGTGGCCGACAGCCTCGTCGTCGGCGTGGAACAGCCGGACGGCGGCTACTTCATGCCGCTCTTCGTGGTGACCACCGACGGCATCGCCCTCGACGACGGACTGCGCGAGCGGATCACCCTGGCCATCAAGCACCGCTTGTCCCCGCGCCACGTGCCCGATGTGATCGTGCCGGTCCCCGCCGTCCCACGCACGCTCACCGGCAAGAAGCTCGAAGTGCCCGTCAAACGCATCCTGCAGGGGTCCCCCGCCACCGACGTCAGCAGCGAAGGATCAGTCACCCACCCGGAGATGCTCGCCTGGTTCGCCCGTTACTTCACGGGCTCCAGAATCGCCACGCACTCCACATGA